GGCCGGACAGCTGACCGTCGGCATCGCCTTCGCGGTGCTCTCGCTCCAGTTCGCCGACAACCGCGGCAACACCCCGGCCTCCACGAAGCTCTCCTTCGTGCAGGACTTCGGCTGGACGATCGGCCCGGTCCTGTTCGTGGTCTGGGCGCTGTTCATGATCCTCGCGATGTCGAACGGCGTGAACCTCACGGACGGCCTCGACGGCCTCGCCACCGGCGCCTCCGTGATGGTCTTCGGCGCGTACACCTTCATCGGTGTCTGGCAGTTCCAGGAGTCCTGCGCCAACGCGCAGACCCTCACCAACCCCGCCGCCTGTTTCGAGGTCAGAGACCCACTGGACCTGGCGGTCGTCGCATCCGCCCTGATGGGCGCCTGCTTCGGCTTCCTGTGGTGGAACACCTCGCCCGCGAAGATCTTCATGGGTGACACCGGCTCCCTCGCGCTCGGCGGCGCCCTCGCGGGTCTGGCCATCTGCTCCCGCACGGAGTTCCTGCTCGCCCTGCTCGGCGGCCTGTTCGTCCTGATCACCATGTCCGTGGTCATCCAGGTCGGCTCCTTCCGGCTCACCGGCAAGCGCGTCTTCCGCATGGCGCCACTGCAACACCACTTCGAACTCAAGGGCTGGTCCGAAGTCCTTGTGGTGGTCCGCTTCTGGATCATCCAGGGCATGTGCGTGATCGTCGGACTCGGCCTCTTCTACGCGGGATGGGCAGCCGACAAGTGACCACTGGGTCCGACTGGCAGAACAAGCGAGTCACCGTCGCCGGTCTCGGCGTGAGCGGCATCAGCGCCGCCCGCGCCCTGGCCGGCCTCGGCGCGTCGGTCACGGTCGTGGACGGCGGCGACAGCGAGGCGCACCGCGCCAAGGCGGCCGAGCTCGCGCAGCTCGGCGTCGCGGCCCGGCTCGGGGACGCCGAGACGCTCCCCGAAGGCACCGAACTCGTCGTCACGTCACCGGGCTGGAAGCCCTCGTCCCCGCTCTTCGCGGCGGCGGCGCAGGCCGGCGTGGACGTCGTCGGGGACGTGGAGATCGCCTGGCGCCTGCGCGGCCCCGGCGCCGCTCCCTGGCTCGCCATCACGGGCACCAACGGCAAGACCACCACGACGCAGATGCTCGCGTCGATCCTGGAAGCGGCGGGCCTGCGCACGGCCGCCGTCGGCAACATCGGCACGCCGATCATCGACGTCGTACTCGAAGGCGACGACGCGTACGACGTGTTCGCCGTCGAGCTCTCCTCGTACCAGCTGCACTGGGCGCCCTCGCTGCGCGCCCACTCCGGGGCGGTCCTCAACCTCGCGCCCGACCACCTCGACTGGCACGGCTCCATGGAGGCGTACGCCGCCGACAAGGGTCGTATCTACGAGGGCAATCAGGTCGCCTGCGTCTACAACGTCGATGCCACCGACAAGCCGTCGACCGAGGACCTGGTCCGAGAGGCCGACGTCGAGGAGGGCTGTCGCGCGATCGGCTTCACCCTCGGCACGCCAGGCCCCTCCCAACTCGGCGTCGTGGACGGCATCCTGGTCGACCGGGCCTTTGTCGACAACCGGCACAAGAACGCCCAGGAGCTCGCCGAGGTCGCGGACGTGGACCCGCCCGCCCCGCACAACATCGCGAACGCCCTCGCGGCGGCCGCCCTCGCACGCGCCTTCGGGGTGGAGCCCGCCGCCGTACGCGACGGACTGCGCGCCTTCACGCCGGACGCGCACCGCATCGCGCACGTCGCCGACGTCGACTCAGTCGCCTATATCGACGACTCCAAGGCGACCAACACCCATGCCGCGGAAGCCTCTTTGGCCGCGTACGAGTCGATCGTGTGGATCGCGGGCGGGCTCGCCAAGGGCGCGACCTTCGACGAGCTCGTCACCAGGTCGGCCGAGCGGCTGCGCGGGGTCGTCCTGTTCGGCCAGGACCGCGCGCTGATCCGGGAAGCCCTCGCGCGACACGCCCCTCACGTCCCGGTGGTCGACCTCGACCGGACCGACACTGGGGCGATGTCGCAGGCGGTCCGGGAGGCCGCGCGGCTCGCCCGGCCGGGGGACACCGTGCTGATGGCCCCGGCCTGTGCGTCGATGGACATGTTCACCAACTACAACAAGCGTGGCGACGCGTTCGCGGAAGCGGTCCGCGAACTCGGCTCCACGAGCGTCTGACGGGGCCTTCGGGTGCCCGGTGACGCCGGGCACCCTCGGGAGGGGATCGTGGCAGCGTCATCGTCGTACAGCGGTGGGGTGAGCTGATGCCCGGCAGCAGTGCGCGGGCGGCCCGGCGGTCCCCGGCGGCGCGACCCCCGAAGAAACCGGCCAGGCAGGCCCGCGTCAGCCCCGTAAGGCGCCTCTACACCCGGGCCCGCCGCGCCTGGGACCGCCCTCTCACCGCGTACTACCTGATCCTCGGCTCCAGCCTCCTGATCACCGTGCTCGGCCTGGTGATGGTCTACTCGGCCTCGATGATCACGGCCCTGCAGAACGGGCTGCCCAGCTCGTACTACTTCCGCAAGCAGTTCCTCGCGGCGGTGATCGGCGGGGCACTGCTGTTCGCCGCCATGCGGATGCCGGTGAAGCTGCACCGCGCGCTGGCCTACCCGCTGCTCACCGTCAGCGTCTTCCTGATGGTCCTCGTGCAGGTGCCGGGGATAGGAGTCTCCATCGGGGGCAACCAGAACTGGATCTCGCTGGGCGGCCCCTTCATGCTCCAGCCCAGCGAGTTCGGGAAGCTGGCCCTCGTCCTGTGGGGCGCGGACCTCATGGCGCGCAAGCACGACAAGCGGCTGCTCAGCCAGTGGAAACACATGCTGGTGCCGCTCGTTCCCGTGGCCTTCCTGCTGCTCGGGCTGATCATGCTCGGCGGCGACATGGGCACGGCGATCCTGCTCACCGCCATCCTCTTCGGACTGCTCTGGCTGGCCGGGGCGCCCACCCGTCTGTTCGTCGGTGTGCTCTCCGTCGCGGCCGCCATCGGCGTCTTCCTCATCAGGACCAGCCCGAACCGCATGGCACGCCTGTCCTGCCTCGGCTCCACGGACGCGGGCCCCGACGACATCTGCTGGCAGGGGCTGCACGGCATCTACGCCCTCGCTTCGGGCGGATTCTTCGGATCCGGGCTCGGTGCGAGTGTGGAAAAATGGGGCCAACTCCCCGAAGCGCACACCGACTTCATCTTCGCCATCACCGGTGAGGAACTGGGCCTTGCGGGGACGCTGTCGGTGCTCGCCCTGTACGCGGCTCTAGGCTATGCGGGTATCCGCGTGGCCGGACGCACGGAGGACCCCTTCGTGAGGTACGCCGCGGGTGGCGTGACCACCTGGATCACGGCTCAGGCCGTGGTCAACCTCGGTGCGGTGCTCGGTCTCCTGCCGATCGCCGGTGTCCCGCTCCCGCTGTTCTCGTACGGGGGGTCAGCGTTGCTGCCGACCATGTTCGCCGTAGGACTTCTGATCGCGTTCGCGCGGCAGGAACCCGCGGCGCGGGCGGCCCTGGCCATGCGGCAGCCTCGGATGAGATGGAACACGATGCGACGGCGCGCCACGGCGCGTACGTCCGGAGAGCGGTGAATTTCGGTGCATGTCGTACTCGCCGGCGGGGGGACCGCCGGCCACATCGAGCCCGCGCTCGCCCTCGCGGACGCCCTGCGCAGGCAGGACCCGACCGTGGGCATCACGGCCCTCGGTACGGAGAAGGGGCTCGAGACGCGGCTCGTACCCGAGCGCGGATACGAACTCGCGCTGATCCCCGCCGTACCGCTGCCGCGCAAGCCAACCCCTGAACTGATCACCGTCCCGGGCCGGCTGCGCGGCACGATCAAGGCGGCCGAGCAGATCCTGGAGCGCACCAAGGCGGACTGCGTCGTCGGCTTCGGCGGCTACGTCGCCCTGCCCGGCTACCTCGCGGCCAAGCGCCTCGGTGTGCCGATCGTCGTGCACGAGGCCAACGCACGCCCCGGCCTCGCCAACAAGATCGGTTCCCGCTACGCCGCGGGCGTCGCGGTCTCGACGCCCGACAGCAAGCTGCGCGGCGCCCGCTACATCGGCATCCCGCTGCGCCGCACGATCGCCACGCTCGACCGGGCGCGCGTACGGCCCGAGGCGCGCGCCGCCTTCGGCCTCGACCCGAACCTGCCGACGCTTCTCGTCTCCGGCGGCTCCCAGGGCGCCCGCCGCCTCAACGAGGTCGTCCAGCGGGTCGCTCCGCTGCTCCAGCAGTCCGGCATCCAGATCCTGCACGTCGTCGGTCCGAAGAACGAACTGCCACACGTCCAGCAGATGCCGGGGATGCCCCCGTACATCCCGGTACCGTACGTGGACCGGATGGACCTCGCGTACGCCGCGGCCGACATGATGCTCTGCCGCGCGGGCGCGATGACCGTCGCCGAACTCTCCGCCGTCGGGCTCCCCGCCGCCTACGTCCCGCTGCCCATCGGCAACGGCGAACAGCGGCTCAACGCCCAGCCGGTGGTCAAGGCCGGCGGCGGACTGCTGGTCGACGACGCGGAACTGACGCCCGAGTGGATCATGGGCAACGTCCTGCCCGTGCTCGGCGACCCGCACCGGCTGTACGAGATGTCCCGCGCCGCCTCCGAGTTCGGCCGCCGGGACGCCGACGAGCTGCTCGTCGGCATGGTGCGCGAGGCGATCGCCTCGCGCCACCGCCAATAACACACCGGCGAGTGAGCCGAAGGGGCGCGCCGGGCTCTCGCCACCGGTCGAGGCGCCCCGGAGGTGAACCGAGCCAGGAACGGGAGTGCGCGTGGCCGGACCGACGACCGCAGACCGCGGCGAGCGGCACAAGCCGAAGTCCGGCCCGCCCCGGCCCCCTCGGGGCCGCCTGCGCCTGCGGCGCCCGCGCCTCCTGATCGTGACGGGGGTCGCGCTCCTCCTGCTCGGCGCCGGCACCGTCTGGCTCCTGTACGGCTCTCAGTGGCTGAGGGTGGAGCGC
The DNA window shown above is from Streptomyces sp. NBC_01445 and carries:
- the ftsW gene encoding putative lipid II flippase FtsW; this translates as MPGSSARAARRSPAARPPKKPARQARVSPVRRLYTRARRAWDRPLTAYYLILGSSLLITVLGLVMVYSASMITALQNGLPSSYYFRKQFLAAVIGGALLFAAMRMPVKLHRALAYPLLTVSVFLMVLVQVPGIGVSIGGNQNWISLGGPFMLQPSEFGKLALVLWGADLMARKHDKRLLSQWKHMLVPLVPVAFLLLGLIMLGGDMGTAILLTAILFGLLWLAGAPTRLFVGVLSVAAAIGVFLIRTSPNRMARLSCLGSTDAGPDDICWQGLHGIYALASGGFFGSGLGASVEKWGQLPEAHTDFIFAITGEELGLAGTLSVLALYAALGYAGIRVAGRTEDPFVRYAAGGVTTWITAQAVVNLGAVLGLLPIAGVPLPLFSYGGSALLPTMFAVGLLIAFARQEPAARAALAMRQPRMRWNTMRRRATARTSGER
- the mraY gene encoding phospho-N-acetylmuramoyl-pentapeptide-transferase; the encoded protein is MMKQILFAGVIGLFLTLIGTPLLIKLLARKGYGQYIRDDGPREHHAKRGTPTMGGIAFILATFIAYFMSKIITGAAPTLSGLLVLGLMGGMGLVGFLDDYIKIVKRRSLGLRAKAKMAGQLTVGIAFAVLSLQFADNRGNTPASTKLSFVQDFGWTIGPVLFVVWALFMILAMSNGVNLTDGLDGLATGASVMVFGAYTFIGVWQFQESCANAQTLTNPAACFEVRDPLDLAVVASALMGACFGFLWWNTSPAKIFMGDTGSLALGGALAGLAICSRTEFLLALLGGLFVLITMSVVIQVGSFRLTGKRVFRMAPLQHHFELKGWSEVLVVVRFWIIQGMCVIVGLGLFYAGWAADK
- the murG gene encoding undecaprenyldiphospho-muramoylpentapeptide beta-N-acetylglucosaminyltransferase, producing the protein MHVVLAGGGTAGHIEPALALADALRRQDPTVGITALGTEKGLETRLVPERGYELALIPAVPLPRKPTPELITVPGRLRGTIKAAEQILERTKADCVVGFGGYVALPGYLAAKRLGVPIVVHEANARPGLANKIGSRYAAGVAVSTPDSKLRGARYIGIPLRRTIATLDRARVRPEARAAFGLDPNLPTLLVSGGSQGARRLNEVVQRVAPLLQQSGIQILHVVGPKNELPHVQQMPGMPPYIPVPYVDRMDLAYAAADMMLCRAGAMTVAELSAVGLPAAYVPLPIGNGEQRLNAQPVVKAGGGLLVDDAELTPEWIMGNVLPVLGDPHRLYEMSRAASEFGRRDADELLVGMVREAIASRHRQ
- the murD gene encoding UDP-N-acetylmuramoyl-L-alanine--D-glutamate ligase, producing MGSRQVTTGSDWQNKRVTVAGLGVSGISAARALAGLGASVTVVDGGDSEAHRAKAAELAQLGVAARLGDAETLPEGTELVVTSPGWKPSSPLFAAAAQAGVDVVGDVEIAWRLRGPGAAPWLAITGTNGKTTTTQMLASILEAAGLRTAAVGNIGTPIIDVVLEGDDAYDVFAVELSSYQLHWAPSLRAHSGAVLNLAPDHLDWHGSMEAYAADKGRIYEGNQVACVYNVDATDKPSTEDLVREADVEEGCRAIGFTLGTPGPSQLGVVDGILVDRAFVDNRHKNAQELAEVADVDPPAPHNIANALAAAALARAFGVEPAAVRDGLRAFTPDAHRIAHVADVDSVAYIDDSKATNTHAAEASLAAYESIVWIAGGLAKGATFDELVTRSAERLRGVVLFGQDRALIREALARHAPHVPVVDLDRTDTGAMSQAVREAARLARPGDTVLMAPACASMDMFTNYNKRGDAFAEAVRELGSTSV